Proteins encoded by one window of Nasonia vitripennis strain AsymCx chromosome 5, Nvit_psr_1.1, whole genome shotgun sequence:
- the LOC100120719 gene encoding serine/threonine-protein kinase polo isoform X3 — protein MKVSLETSVKDMNEGGFAKCYEIRDSQTHDIYAGKIVPKSLMTKGNHREKMTQEITIHKSLNHRHIVGFHGFFDDSYNVYIILELCRKRSMMELHKRRKALTEYETRYYMKQILDGVYYLHQNRIIHRDLKLGNVFLNDELNVKIGDFGLATKLEHDGERKKTLCGTPNYIAPEILTKVGHSYEVDIWSIGCIMYTLLVGKPPFETSSLKETYQRIKQVNYKIPEDLKNTSAMYMISSMLQGNPAKRPSVGKLLRDPFFTSGFMPASLPASCLTMAPRLDMLESFNRKPLSEMNNSLKIEEVGRVQPSPRKVKQINPNQTQRADHDIDNMLKNLEEQLSILLKAKPGRDMASSETQRPFQLFLHNKDEMTDPDAQPFVWVSKWVDYSDKYGFGYQLSDDGVGVMYNDGTRLIMLANNFNIHYIDRMGEEVYYTVKDYPRNLEKKMKLLNFFLRYMNDHLMKAGGAVAVKQSDSLARPPYMHQWFRTQTAVVMLLTNGSLQINFQDHTKIILCPLMSAVTYIDQEKNFRTYRFKTIQEFGCCPGLAKCLSYAHNKVSLLTTKALSRMVVGNSEK, from the exons ATGAAAGTCAGCTTGGAAACGAGTGTGAAAGATATGAATGAG GGTGGTTTTGCAAAATGCTACGAAATCAGGGACTCACAGACTCACGATATCTATGCTGGCAAGATTGTGCCGAAATCATTAATGACAAAAGGCAACCACCGTGAGAAGATGACCCAAGAAATTACCATTCACAAAAGCTTAAACCACAGGCATATCGTTGGGTTCCATGGATTTTTTGACGACAGCTATAatgtttatattattttggAATTGTGCAGGAAAAGA TCTATGATGGAACTACACAAGAGAAGAAAAGCTCTAACGGAATATGAGACTAGATACTATATGAAGCAGATCTTGGATGGAGTTTACTATTTGCATCAAAATAGGATCATTCATAGAGATTTGAAACTTGGAAATGTGTTCCTCAATGACGAATTGAACGTAAAAATCGGGGATTTTGGATTGGCGACAAAACTTGAACATGATGGGGAAAGAAAGAA GACACTTTGTGGAACACCAAACTACATAGCACCTGAAATCCTGACGAAAGTCGGTCACTCCTATGAAGTAGATATCTGGAGTATTGGCTGCATTATGTACACACTGTTAGTTGGAAAGCCGCCATTTGAAACGTCCAGTCTGAAAGAAACTTATCAAAGGATCAAGCAAGTGAACTACAAAATTCCCGAAGACTTGAAAAACACATCCGCGATGTACATGATTTCGAGTATGCTGCAAGGAAATCCTGCCAAACGACCAAGTGTCGGAAAATTGCTTCGAGATCCTTTCTTCACATCTG gTTTCATGCCTGCTAGCTTGCCAGCATCTTGTCTCACTATGGCACCACGTCTCGATATGCTTGAATCTTTCAACCGCAAACCATTATCGGAAATGAACAACAGTTTGAAAATCGAAGAGGTCGGCAGGGTCCAACCTAGTCCAAGGAAAGTCAAACAAATTAATCCGAATCAGACGCAAAGAGCCGATCACGATATTGATAACATGCTTAAGAATCTGGAAGAACAGTTGTCGATTCTATTAAAGGCTAAACCTGGCAGGGACATGGCTTCTTCAG AAACCCAGAGACCTTTTCAACTTTTCCTGCACAACAAAG ACGAGATGACTGATCCGGACGCCCAGCCATTCGTATGGGTCAGCAAGTGGGTGGACTATTCAGACAAATATGGTTTTGGTTACCAACTATCAGACGACGGTGTTGGCGTCATGTACAACGATGGTACACGTCTCATAATGCTCGCCAATAACTTCAACATCCACTACATCGATCGTATGGGCGAGGAAGTGTACTACACTGTCAAGGACTATCCGCGTAATCTTGAGAAAAAGATGAAGCTGCTCAACTTCTTCTTGCGTTACATGAATGACCATCTGATGAAGGCTGGCGGTGCCGTCGCTGTGAAGCAAAGTGACTCGTTGGCAAGACCGCCTTACATGCACCAATGGTTCAGGACACAGACGGCTGTTGTGATGCTACTAACGAATGGCTCATTACAG atcAACTTCCAAGACCATACAAAGATCATACTATGTCCACTGATGTCCGCCGTTACTTACATCGATCAAGAAAAGAACTTTAGGACGTATAGATTCAAAACTATTCAGGAGTTCGGTTGTTGCCCTGGACTCGCCAAATGTCTTAGCTACGCACACAACAAAGTGAGCCTGTTGACTACAAAGGCGTTATCCCGCATGGTCGTCGGGAACTCGGAAAAGTAA
- the LOC100120719 gene encoding serine/threonine-protein kinase polo isoform X1 codes for MSKDEKETIIPDPIYDKSTGKTYIKGRFFGKGGFAKCYEIRDSQTHDIYAGKIVPKSLMTKGNHREKMTQEITIHKSLNHRHIVGFHGFFDDSYNVYIILELCRKRSMMELHKRRKALTEYETRYYMKQILDGVYYLHQNRIIHRDLKLGNVFLNDELNVKIGDFGLATKLEHDGERKKTLCGTPNYIAPEILTKVGHSYEVDIWSIGCIMYTLLVGKPPFETSSLKETYQRIKQVNYKIPEDLKNTSAMYMISSMLQGNPAKRPSVGKLLRDPFFTSGFMPASLPASCLTMAPRLDMLESFNRKPLSEMNNSLKIEEVGRVQPSPRKVKQINPNQTQRADHDIDNMLKNLEEQLSILLKAKPGRDMASSETQRPFQLFLHNKDEMTDPDAQPFVWVSKWVDYSDKYGFGYQLSDDGVGVMYNDGTRLIMLANNFNIHYIDRMGEEVYYTVKDYPRNLEKKMKLLNFFLRYMNDHLMKAGGAVAVKQSDSLARPPYMHQWFRTQTAVVMLLTNGSLQINFQDHTKIILCPLMSAVTYIDQEKNFRTYRFKTIQEFGCCPGLAKCLSYAHNKVSLLTTKALSRMVVGNSEK; via the exons ATGTCGAAGGACGAGAAGGAGACGATCATCCCTGATCCGATCTACGACAAGAGCACCGGCAAGACCTACATCAAGGGCCGGTTCTTCGGAAAG GGTGGTTTTGCAAAATGCTACGAAATCAGGGACTCACAGACTCACGATATCTATGCTGGCAAGATTGTGCCGAAATCATTAATGACAAAAGGCAACCACCGTGAGAAGATGACCCAAGAAATTACCATTCACAAAAGCTTAAACCACAGGCATATCGTTGGGTTCCATGGATTTTTTGACGACAGCTATAatgtttatattattttggAATTGTGCAGGAAAAGA TCTATGATGGAACTACACAAGAGAAGAAAAGCTCTAACGGAATATGAGACTAGATACTATATGAAGCAGATCTTGGATGGAGTTTACTATTTGCATCAAAATAGGATCATTCATAGAGATTTGAAACTTGGAAATGTGTTCCTCAATGACGAATTGAACGTAAAAATCGGGGATTTTGGATTGGCGACAAAACTTGAACATGATGGGGAAAGAAAGAA GACACTTTGTGGAACACCAAACTACATAGCACCTGAAATCCTGACGAAAGTCGGTCACTCCTATGAAGTAGATATCTGGAGTATTGGCTGCATTATGTACACACTGTTAGTTGGAAAGCCGCCATTTGAAACGTCCAGTCTGAAAGAAACTTATCAAAGGATCAAGCAAGTGAACTACAAAATTCCCGAAGACTTGAAAAACACATCCGCGATGTACATGATTTCGAGTATGCTGCAAGGAAATCCTGCCAAACGACCAAGTGTCGGAAAATTGCTTCGAGATCCTTTCTTCACATCTG gTTTCATGCCTGCTAGCTTGCCAGCATCTTGTCTCACTATGGCACCACGTCTCGATATGCTTGAATCTTTCAACCGCAAACCATTATCGGAAATGAACAACAGTTTGAAAATCGAAGAGGTCGGCAGGGTCCAACCTAGTCCAAGGAAAGTCAAACAAATTAATCCGAATCAGACGCAAAGAGCCGATCACGATATTGATAACATGCTTAAGAATCTGGAAGAACAGTTGTCGATTCTATTAAAGGCTAAACCTGGCAGGGACATGGCTTCTTCAG AAACCCAGAGACCTTTTCAACTTTTCCTGCACAACAAAG ACGAGATGACTGATCCGGACGCCCAGCCATTCGTATGGGTCAGCAAGTGGGTGGACTATTCAGACAAATATGGTTTTGGTTACCAACTATCAGACGACGGTGTTGGCGTCATGTACAACGATGGTACACGTCTCATAATGCTCGCCAATAACTTCAACATCCACTACATCGATCGTATGGGCGAGGAAGTGTACTACACTGTCAAGGACTATCCGCGTAATCTTGAGAAAAAGATGAAGCTGCTCAACTTCTTCTTGCGTTACATGAATGACCATCTGATGAAGGCTGGCGGTGCCGTCGCTGTGAAGCAAAGTGACTCGTTGGCAAGACCGCCTTACATGCACCAATGGTTCAGGACACAGACGGCTGTTGTGATGCTACTAACGAATGGCTCATTACAG atcAACTTCCAAGACCATACAAAGATCATACTATGTCCACTGATGTCCGCCGTTACTTACATCGATCAAGAAAAGAACTTTAGGACGTATAGATTCAAAACTATTCAGGAGTTCGGTTGTTGCCCTGGACTCGCCAAATGTCTTAGCTACGCACACAACAAAGTGAGCCTGTTGACTACAAAGGCGTTATCCCGCATGGTCGTCGGGAACTCGGAAAAGTAA
- the LOC100120719 gene encoding serine/threonine-protein kinase polo isoform X2 has product MSKDEKETIIPDPIYDKSTGKTYIKGRFFGKGGFAKCYEIRDSQTHDIYAGKIVPKSLMTKGNHREKMTQEITIHKSLNHRHIVGFHGFFDDSYNVYIILELCRKRSMMELHKRRKALTEYETRYYMKQILDGVYYLHQNRIIHRDLKLGNVFLNDELNVKIGDFGLATKLEHDGERKKTLCGTPNYIAPEILTKVGHSYEVDIWSIGCIMYTLLVGKPPFETSSLKETYQRIKQVNYKIPEDLKNTSAMYMISSMLQGNPAKRPSVGKLLRDPFFTSGFMPASLPASCLTMAPRLDMLESFNRKPLSEMNNSLKIEEVGRVQPSPRKVKQINPNQTQRADHDIDNMLKNLEEQLSILLKAKPGRDMASSDEMTDPDAQPFVWVSKWVDYSDKYGFGYQLSDDGVGVMYNDGTRLIMLANNFNIHYIDRMGEEVYYTVKDYPRNLEKKMKLLNFFLRYMNDHLMKAGGAVAVKQSDSLARPPYMHQWFRTQTAVVMLLTNGSLQINFQDHTKIILCPLMSAVTYIDQEKNFRTYRFKTIQEFGCCPGLAKCLSYAHNKVSLLTTKALSRMVVGNSEK; this is encoded by the exons ATGTCGAAGGACGAGAAGGAGACGATCATCCCTGATCCGATCTACGACAAGAGCACCGGCAAGACCTACATCAAGGGCCGGTTCTTCGGAAAG GGTGGTTTTGCAAAATGCTACGAAATCAGGGACTCACAGACTCACGATATCTATGCTGGCAAGATTGTGCCGAAATCATTAATGACAAAAGGCAACCACCGTGAGAAGATGACCCAAGAAATTACCATTCACAAAAGCTTAAACCACAGGCATATCGTTGGGTTCCATGGATTTTTTGACGACAGCTATAatgtttatattattttggAATTGTGCAGGAAAAGA TCTATGATGGAACTACACAAGAGAAGAAAAGCTCTAACGGAATATGAGACTAGATACTATATGAAGCAGATCTTGGATGGAGTTTACTATTTGCATCAAAATAGGATCATTCATAGAGATTTGAAACTTGGAAATGTGTTCCTCAATGACGAATTGAACGTAAAAATCGGGGATTTTGGATTGGCGACAAAACTTGAACATGATGGGGAAAGAAAGAA GACACTTTGTGGAACACCAAACTACATAGCACCTGAAATCCTGACGAAAGTCGGTCACTCCTATGAAGTAGATATCTGGAGTATTGGCTGCATTATGTACACACTGTTAGTTGGAAAGCCGCCATTTGAAACGTCCAGTCTGAAAGAAACTTATCAAAGGATCAAGCAAGTGAACTACAAAATTCCCGAAGACTTGAAAAACACATCCGCGATGTACATGATTTCGAGTATGCTGCAAGGAAATCCTGCCAAACGACCAAGTGTCGGAAAATTGCTTCGAGATCCTTTCTTCACATCTG gTTTCATGCCTGCTAGCTTGCCAGCATCTTGTCTCACTATGGCACCACGTCTCGATATGCTTGAATCTTTCAACCGCAAACCATTATCGGAAATGAACAACAGTTTGAAAATCGAAGAGGTCGGCAGGGTCCAACCTAGTCCAAGGAAAGTCAAACAAATTAATCCGAATCAGACGCAAAGAGCCGATCACGATATTGATAACATGCTTAAGAATCTGGAAGAACAGTTGTCGATTCTATTAAAGGCTAAACCTGGCAGGGACATGGCTTCTTCAG ACGAGATGACTGATCCGGACGCCCAGCCATTCGTATGGGTCAGCAAGTGGGTGGACTATTCAGACAAATATGGTTTTGGTTACCAACTATCAGACGACGGTGTTGGCGTCATGTACAACGATGGTACACGTCTCATAATGCTCGCCAATAACTTCAACATCCACTACATCGATCGTATGGGCGAGGAAGTGTACTACACTGTCAAGGACTATCCGCGTAATCTTGAGAAAAAGATGAAGCTGCTCAACTTCTTCTTGCGTTACATGAATGACCATCTGATGAAGGCTGGCGGTGCCGTCGCTGTGAAGCAAAGTGACTCGTTGGCAAGACCGCCTTACATGCACCAATGGTTCAGGACACAGACGGCTGTTGTGATGCTACTAACGAATGGCTCATTACAG atcAACTTCCAAGACCATACAAAGATCATACTATGTCCACTGATGTCCGCCGTTACTTACATCGATCAAGAAAAGAACTTTAGGACGTATAGATTCAAAACTATTCAGGAGTTCGGTTGTTGCCCTGGACTCGCCAAATGTCTTAGCTACGCACACAACAAAGTGAGCCTGTTGACTACAAAGGCGTTATCCCGCATGGTCGTCGGGAACTCGGAAAAGTAA
- the LOC100680477 gene encoding glycine-rich protein DOT1 — MADAAPARGGFRGRGGPGGPPRGRGGFERGRGGPPRGMMRGRGGPGGMRGGPPMRGRGGPPSRGRGGHFPAGGPPEVAGGGAGGPGGAPRGRGGAGGFRGRGRGDFGRGGGGGGFRGRGGPGGDRGRGGRGGPRGGPGGGRGGMERGGGRGGAGGRGGPQKRGGGPPGANGPPKRPRFDAPAPPPANGYVTQAPAPGYGSAGNGYAAPAPPAGGYGGGGGYPPQQGGYAQGYQGYESYQQPPEYAPSAGYATAPPPDNRYGAPPVAGSGYADPYGYKAPAPATYQQEPVDSGYYNYSSGYDYQGQSANYTPMNYGSN; from the exons atgGCGGATGCAGCACCGGCGAGAGGAGGATTCCGTGGACGCGGAGGACCCGGCGGACCGCCGCGCGGACGCGGCGGTTTCGAGCGTGGAAG AGGTGGCCCACCTAGAGGCATGATGCGTGGTCGAGGGGGACCAGGTGGAATGAGGGGAGGCCCACCAATGCGAGGCCGAGGAGGTCCACCAAGCAGAGGGCGTGGAGGACACTTCCCAGCTGG AGGACCACCAGAAGTAGCAGGTGGTGGAGCTGGAGGTCCTGGAGGAGCACCAAGGGGTAGGGGAGGAGCAGGAGGCTTCAGAGGCAGAGGTCGAGGAGACTTTGGCCGTGGAGGAGGTGGTGGAGGTTTCAGAGGTCGTGGAGGACCAGGAGGTGACAGGGGACGAGGTGGAAG GGGTGGACCACGCGGCGGCCCAGGTGGCGGTCGCGGAGGCATGGAACGCGGAGGTGGTCGAGGCGGTGCAGGCGGCCGCGGAGGACCACAGAAGCGTGGAGGAGGCCCACCCGGAGCCAACGGCCCACCAAAGAGGCCAAGGTTCGATGCACCGGCGCCACCGCCAGCCAACGGCTACGTCACACAAGCCCCAGCTCCGGGTTACGGCAGTGCAGGCAATGGTTATGCGGCGCCGGCGCCGCCCGCGGGAGGCTACGGTGGCGGTGGTGGCTACCCCCCTCAGCAAGGCGGATATGCACAAGGCTACCAAGGCTATGAGAGCTACCAGCAACCCCCGGAATACGCGCCGTCTGCG gGATATGCGACAGCTCCCCCACCAGATAACCGATATGGAGCACCTCCAGTTGCTGGCTCTGGCTATGCAGATCCTTATGGATATAAAGCACCAGCTCCTG CTACTTATCAACAAGAGCCAGTTGATAgcggatattacaattattctTCCGGTTACGACTACCAAGGCCAGTCTGCTAATTACACACCTATGAACTATGGAAGCAATTAA